A single window of Paenibacillus sp. FSL H8-0537 DNA harbors:
- a CDS encoding AraC family transcriptional regulator, producing the protein MDLTLRHSLREDRMHGDVTFPLAAYWMEYAPGEVNVDCHWHDEAEFLVVLEGEMLFQIDTEYFPVRAGEAVFIDSGDIHAGHSLNGSSCTYCAIVFDVRWLDSTSYDAVQETCVRPFQEKKKTFPRHISPDNGWKRQLLFLLRSMINCCRAPYAGFEAAVKGYFYLMLHEIAIENRACNRSEARSDDRTRIERLKKSILYIQLHYRRPIRIGELAEQIPMSEGQFFRFFKSMTRQTPVEYLNAYRVNQAAELLLHTERKISDIALEVGFDHISYFVKVFRKTLNCTPSDFRKQKRNPVQNGALQGETAVAALWRQGAFQSEK; encoded by the coding sequence ATGGATCTGACGCTGCGTCATTCGCTCAGGGAAGACCGCATGCATGGCGATGTTACCTTTCCTCTTGCTGCTTACTGGATGGAATATGCACCTGGTGAGGTAAATGTAGATTGCCACTGGCATGACGAGGCTGAGTTTCTAGTTGTATTAGAGGGCGAGATGCTCTTCCAGATTGACACTGAGTATTTTCCCGTTCGCGCAGGCGAAGCCGTCTTCATCGACAGCGGAGATATCCATGCGGGGCACTCTTTAAATGGCTCCTCCTGCACCTATTGCGCCATCGTTTTTGACGTTCGCTGGCTGGATAGCACAAGCTACGATGCTGTACAAGAAACCTGCGTTCGTCCGTTCCAGGAGAAGAAAAAGACGTTCCCGAGGCATATATCACCGGACAACGGATGGAAGCGGCAGCTGCTCTTCCTGCTCCGATCGATGATCAACTGCTGCAGAGCTCCTTATGCTGGATTCGAAGCTGCGGTGAAAGGGTATTTTTACTTAATGCTGCATGAGATCGCCATTGAGAACCGGGCGTGCAATCGCAGTGAGGCAAGATCGGATGACAGAACTCGAATAGAGCGGCTTAAGAAAAGCATCCTCTATATCCAGCTGCATTATCGCAGACCAATACGCATTGGCGAGCTGGCGGAGCAAATTCCGATGAGCGAAGGACAGTTTTTCCGTTTTTTCAAATCAATGACGAGACAGACGCCGGTTGAATATTTGAACGCCTATCGGGTGAATCAGGCGGCCGAGCTGCTGCTGCACACGGAACGCAAAATTTCAGACATCGCGCTGGAGGTCGGCTTCGACCATATCAGCTATTTTGTTAAAGTGTTTCGCAAGACGTTGAACTGCACCCCCTCCGATTTTCGCAAGCAAAAGCGGAATCCGGTCCAAAATGGCGCATTACAAGGTGAAACGGCTGTCGCTGCTCTTTGGCGGCAAGGCGCGTTTCAGTCCGAGAAATAG
- the cobA gene encoding uroporphyrinogen-III C-methyltransferase: MKQAPGTVYIVGAGPGDPELITVKAMRRIQSADIILYDRLATTELLDYASKNVELIYCGKAPNAHAIPQDQINQLLVQYASQGKNVVRLKGGDPFVFGRGGEETLELAKHGIPYEVIPGITSAIGAAAAANIPLTHREHASSFACVTGTRCHGDKAPVRWDLLAHSVDTLAIYMGVSQLGAIREELLKHGKAATTPVALIERGTTSRQRTFTGTLEHIHNLAASVQLSNPALIIIGEVVKVREQLLLAEQQAEQQAGQLIG, from the coding sequence ATGAAGCAAGCACCAGGTACAGTTTATATTGTCGGAGCGGGTCCAGGCGATCCCGAGCTCATTACTGTAAAAGCCATGCGGCGCATCCAGTCGGCTGACATTATTTTGTATGACAGGCTCGCTACGACTGAGCTGCTCGATTATGCCAGCAAAAACGTCGAGCTCATCTATTGTGGCAAAGCACCGAACGCCCATGCTATACCACAGGATCAAATTAATCAACTGCTTGTACAATATGCTAGCCAAGGAAAAAATGTCGTTCGGCTGAAGGGCGGCGACCCCTTCGTCTTTGGACGCGGCGGCGAGGAAACGCTGGAGCTTGCCAAGCATGGCATTCCTTATGAGGTGATTCCTGGTATTACGTCCGCCATCGGAGCAGCAGCAGCCGCGAATATTCCGCTTACACACCGAGAGCATGCTTCATCCTTCGCCTGCGTCACAGGCACCCGCTGCCATGGGGATAAAGCTCCTGTACGCTGGGATCTGCTTGCACACAGCGTAGATACTTTAGCGATTTATATGGGGGTCAGCCAGCTTGGCGCCATTCGCGAAGAGCTGCTGAAGCATGGGAAGGCCGCTACGACGCCCGTTGCACTTATTGAACGAGGCACCACCTCGAGGCAGCGTACCTTTACGGGGACACTTGAGCATATTCATAATCTTGCCGCTTCTGTACAGCTCAGCAACCCGGCGTTAATTATTATCGGCGAGGTTGTCAAAGTGCGGGAGCAGCTGCTCTTGGCAGAGCAGCAAGCGGAGCAACAGGCCGGGCAATTAATTGGCTGA
- a CDS encoding MFS transporter: protein METKARLHKFGMQMTPRVWYNAKIDVGASLLFSLFNVVLNQFYMPFAIQQGATNFQVGLLSAAPAIGLIFSPLWANWIEKSNNPKPFMIIPNLIGRLLLLLPALFAQPSVFVATALVFQILMGIQAPAYAALVSRMYPPDVRGRLMGYVRVAMGAIMIPLAYLVGKWADASGTSWPLVCAAAAGTLSILLFQTLRLPKIPLKRVVAPGAAVTRFSLRDQWKLVSGNKKLAVLLAATSLAGFGNMLSIPLYQIIQVQVLELSNVQIGYARVAYFIGLLVTYFIAGWMIDRFDIRYTILGGIAAYAIVPMLYGFIGTYSAVILGNGIQGIGEAIWDIGILAYIFRLAPGREAVVFGIHLMLFGLRGTLGPLLSAGLSDSVPLSTLLIGAAIFGCVGTLLFIIGNRKRAGTPLANGTTLGE, encoded by the coding sequence ATGGAAACGAAAGCCCGATTGCATAAATTTGGCATGCAAATGACTCCCCGTGTATGGTACAACGCTAAAATTGATGTGGGCGCATCCCTATTATTCAGCTTGTTTAATGTCGTGCTTAACCAGTTTTACATGCCGTTTGCGATACAGCAGGGAGCGACGAACTTTCAAGTAGGGCTATTGTCGGCTGCTCCGGCAATCGGCCTTATTTTCTCGCCGCTGTGGGCGAATTGGATCGAGAAGAGCAACAATCCGAAGCCATTTATGATTATTCCCAACTTAATTGGCAGGCTGCTTCTGCTGCTGCCGGCATTGTTTGCTCAACCTTCGGTGTTTGTGGCAACGGCGCTCGTTTTTCAAATTTTGATGGGTATCCAGGCTCCGGCTTATGCAGCATTAGTATCCCGCATGTATCCGCCAGATGTAAGAGGCAGGCTGATGGGCTATGTGCGAGTGGCCATGGGAGCCATTATGATCCCACTAGCCTATTTGGTCGGAAAATGGGCGGATGCGTCCGGTACGTCGTGGCCGCTCGTCTGTGCAGCAGCAGCTGGGACATTGTCTATATTGCTGTTCCAAACGCTGCGTCTGCCAAAAATTCCGTTGAAAAGGGTGGTTGCTCCGGGCGCTGCCGTGACGCGCTTCTCGCTGCGGGACCAGTGGAAGCTCGTGTCAGGCAATAAGAAGCTTGCAGTGCTGCTGGCGGCAACATCACTTGCAGGCTTCGGCAATATGCTGTCGATCCCGCTTTACCAAATTATTCAGGTGCAGGTGCTTGAACTAAGCAATGTGCAGATTGGATATGCGCGGGTCGCTTATTTTATCGGATTGTTGGTCACCTATTTTATTGCGGGCTGGATGATTGACCGCTTTGATATCCGCTATACGATATTGGGCGGCATTGCAGCCTATGCCATCGTTCCGATGCTCTATGGATTTATAGGTACCTATTCTGCTGTCATTCTCGGCAACGGCATTCAGGGAATTGGCGAAGCGATTTGGGATATTGGCATTTTGGCTTATATTTTTAGGCTTGCTCCCGGCCGGGAGGCGGTTGTGTTCGGCATCCATCTGATGCTGTTCGGCTTGAGAGGCACGCTTGGGCCATTGCTGAGCGCAGGTTTGTCAGACAGTGTGCCGCTCAGTACACTGCTTATCGGGGCTGCTATTTTTGGCTGCGTCGGGACGCTGCTCTTCATAATCGGCAACCGCAAGCGGGCGGGAACACCGCTAGCAAACGGTACTACGCTAGGAGAGTAA
- a CDS encoding ABC transporter ATP-binding protein: MTILKVDGLTKEYRNHKVVDEISFSLNKGEIFAFLGRNGAGKSTTINMLTGILKPTRGSIEIFDQPYQNLNRIKSRMGVLPDNSNYYNDMTALQHMFFFARIKGFGTNKKAMLKLLEEVGLGEHANKKVGKFSLGMKKKLGIAQALIGSPELLFLDEPTSTLDIESSIIIRDLILKWASQGTTVFMTSHNLDEVERVCSRIAILHKGKIEKIGSMKELQQSHDEHVRLKIKYQSNTENEFQLWMNEVNQFAEIAAWNNEWVELNITNEGVIPHIVNGAVRYHLDLFRIEVEHTSLETIFVNHENKD, encoded by the coding sequence ATGACTATACTAAAAGTGGACGGATTAACCAAGGAATATAGAAATCACAAGGTAGTGGATGAAATTAGCTTTTCGCTAAATAAGGGTGAGATTTTTGCCTTTCTAGGCAGGAATGGGGCCGGGAAAAGCACTACGATAAATATGTTGACGGGAATTTTAAAACCTACTCGCGGAAGTATAGAAATCTTTGACCAACCTTACCAAAATTTAAATCGAATTAAATCACGAATGGGTGTTCTGCCTGATAATAGCAATTATTATAATGACATGACTGCCCTGCAGCATATGTTTTTTTTCGCTCGCATTAAAGGCTTTGGGACAAACAAGAAAGCGATGCTCAAATTGTTAGAGGAAGTTGGCTTAGGAGAGCATGCTAATAAGAAAGTAGGCAAATTCTCGTTAGGAATGAAAAAGAAATTAGGTATCGCTCAAGCCTTAATTGGCTCTCCTGAATTGCTCTTTCTTGACGAACCTACCTCAACGCTCGATATTGAGTCATCTATTATAATTCGAGATTTAATTTTAAAATGGGCCTCACAAGGAACCACTGTGTTTATGACCTCGCATAACCTTGATGAGGTGGAAAGAGTGTGCAGTCGTATCGCTATACTTCATAAAGGGAAAATTGAGAAAATAGGAAGTATGAAGGAGCTGCAGCAGTCTCATGATGAGCATGTTCGGCTAAAAATTAAATATCAATCCAATACTGAGAATGAATTTCAACTATGGATGAATGAAGTGAACCAATTCGCAGAAATTGCGGCATGGAACAATGAATGGGTGGAATTAAACATAACAAACGAAGGCGTAATTCCTCATATAGTCAATGGAGCAGTTCGCTATCATTTAGACCTATTTCGGATAGAGGTTGAACATACTTCATTGGAAACCATTTTTGTTAACCACGAAAATAAAGATTGA
- a CDS encoding ANTAR domain-containing protein, producing MRSLLLIEHKAVERESEQQKNQADRDLSRLFPEVILESSGYFVLHGSSEELARKHIAQSDAIVLNLPLNEVKYWGTKLLGWKKIPMLWWCSAETATLSNAFCEDDLPVDGIITPLMSEQELHWAFHFGAKQCSERQQWHMERQQLEGRLEERKWIDMAKGILCDIKKVSEAEAYDLLRKQAMNERKRLVDVATSIVKVYQLLQEQK from the coding sequence ATGCGTTCTTTATTACTAATTGAACATAAAGCAGTCGAGCGGGAGTCTGAACAACAGAAAAACCAGGCAGACCGTGATTTAAGCAGGCTATTCCCTGAAGTTATATTGGAATCCAGCGGTTATTTTGTTTTGCATGGCAGCAGCGAGGAGCTTGCGCGCAAGCATATCGCTCAATCGGATGCGATAGTATTAAATCTCCCATTAAACGAAGTAAAGTATTGGGGCACTAAGCTGCTGGGTTGGAAAAAGATTCCGATGCTTTGGTGGTGCAGTGCCGAAACCGCAACGCTTTCGAATGCTTTTTGCGAGGATGATCTTCCGGTGGATGGCATCATTACGCCGCTTATGAGCGAGCAGGAGCTGCATTGGGCATTCCATTTTGGCGCAAAGCAATGCAGTGAGCGTCAGCAATGGCATATGGAGCGCCAGCAGCTCGAAGGCCGTCTGGAAGAACGGAAATGGATCGACATGGCGAAGGGTATTTTATGCGACATTAAGAAAGTTTCCGAAGCGGAGGCTTATGACTTGCTGCGCAAGCAGGCGATGAATGAACGCAAACGTCTCGTGGATGTAGCGACATCCATTGTGAAGGTTTATCAGCTGCTGCAGGAGCAAAAATAA
- the nirB gene encoding nitrite reductase large subunit NirB gives MTVPKKLVLIGNGMAGVRAIEHLLKLAPDTYEITIFGAEPHPNYNRIMLSTVLAGSTELKDIIINDWDWYKENNITLHTNQSIKKIDTQRKVVISESGIEAPYDEVVIATGSKAFMLPIPGADKEGVIAFRDIQDCEKMFSAAKSYKKAAVIGAGLLGLEAARGLLNLGMEVTVIHKHPYIMERQLDEAASLMLRKELETQGMKFLLSKHSASITGRGRVKELQFTDGSHLATDLIVMAVGIRPNVDLAKSSGIDYNNGILVDDFMNTNIPHVSALGECVEHRGVAYGLVAPLYEQGAVLAKRLAGVETAGYAGSVTSTKLKVSGVDVFSAGRFVETEGSRAMRIQDDVAGTYKKIVIRNGKLVGAVLFGDTADGASLFASIKSGESIEGREKELLLGISSDLLGKSGGGASRLENMPDDEIVCGCNGVTKGAIGDAVLNKGCHTFGELKACTKASASCGGCKADIEGLLHFYAGDKVGESAKEGICGCTSLGRDEIVEQIQSMRLMTVKEVMHVLDWNNKEGCSKCRPSLNYYLGMLFPEEYVDEKESRFTNERYHANIQKDGTYSVVPRIYGGVTTPADLIKIASVAEKFNVPLVKFTGGQRLDLFGVKKEDLPKMWEELEMASGHAYGKTLRTVKTCVGNTFCRFGTQDAMAMGIKMEKAFERLNAPAKFKLAVSGCPRNCAEATIKDLGVVAIDGAWEIHVGGNAGVKVRACDLLTTVKTEEEVMEWTSAYLQYYRETGQWNERTAHWIDRVGLDTVKKALEKQEDRLALMERVQKALSVTTDPWKEIVDNDELRKNFEPIAGPLPV, from the coding sequence ATGACAGTCCCTAAAAAATTAGTCCTTATCGGCAACGGCATGGCAGGTGTCCGTGCAATCGAGCATTTGCTCAAGCTCGCCCCAGATACTTACGAAATCACGATTTTCGGTGCGGAGCCGCACCCTAACTATAATCGTATTATGTTGTCCACCGTCCTAGCGGGCAGCACCGAGCTTAAAGATATCATTATTAATGATTGGGATTGGTACAAGGAAAACAACATTACGCTTCATACGAATCAATCGATCAAGAAAATCGATACGCAGCGCAAAGTTGTTATTTCCGAAAGCGGCATTGAAGCCCCTTATGATGAAGTGGTTATCGCAACAGGCTCCAAAGCCTTTATGCTCCCTATTCCCGGCGCAGATAAAGAAGGCGTCATTGCCTTCCGCGATATTCAAGATTGCGAAAAAATGTTCAGCGCAGCAAAATCGTACAAAAAAGCAGCCGTTATCGGCGCTGGCCTGCTCGGCTTAGAAGCTGCCCGCGGCTTGCTCAACCTCGGTATGGAAGTCACGGTCATTCATAAACATCCTTATATTATGGAACGCCAGCTGGATGAAGCGGCCTCGCTCATGCTGAGAAAAGAACTTGAAACGCAAGGCATGAAATTTCTGCTCAGCAAGCACTCCGCTTCTATTACAGGCCGCGGCAGAGTCAAGGAGCTGCAATTTACCGATGGAAGCCACTTGGCTACTGATCTGATTGTAATGGCGGTCGGTATTCGTCCGAATGTCGATTTGGCGAAAAGCTCCGGTATTGACTATAACAACGGCATACTCGTCGATGATTTTATGAATACGAATATCCCTCATGTATCAGCACTTGGAGAATGTGTCGAGCATAGAGGCGTTGCTTACGGCCTTGTGGCTCCATTGTATGAGCAAGGCGCGGTGCTCGCTAAACGTCTCGCTGGCGTAGAAACGGCTGGTTATGCCGGATCGGTAACTTCCACCAAACTAAAGGTTTCCGGTGTCGATGTTTTTTCGGCGGGGCGCTTTGTTGAGACAGAGGGCTCACGCGCAATGCGGATTCAAGATGATGTGGCAGGCACTTATAAAAAGATCGTTATACGGAACGGCAAGCTGGTTGGTGCAGTATTATTCGGAGACACAGCAGATGGTGCTTCGTTGTTTGCTTCCATTAAAAGCGGAGAATCGATTGAAGGCCGCGAGAAAGAACTGCTGCTCGGCATTTCGAGCGATCTGCTTGGCAAGTCAGGTGGCGGTGCAAGCCGTCTGGAAAATATGCCCGATGATGAAATCGTCTGCGGCTGCAACGGCGTCACTAAAGGTGCCATTGGCGATGCGGTCCTTAACAAAGGCTGCCATACATTTGGTGAGCTAAAAGCCTGCACGAAGGCATCCGCATCCTGCGGCGGCTGCAAAGCTGACATCGAAGGACTGCTGCATTTTTACGCAGGTGATAAGGTTGGTGAATCGGCGAAGGAAGGTATTTGCGGCTGCACATCGCTTGGCCGTGATGAAATCGTAGAACAAATCCAAAGCATGCGTCTAATGACTGTCAAAGAAGTGATGCATGTGCTCGACTGGAATAACAAAGAAGGCTGCTCGAAGTGCCGCCCTTCCCTCAACTACTACCTCGGCATGCTGTTCCCGGAGGAATATGTCGATGAGAAGGAATCCCGCTTCACGAATGAGCGTTATCACGCCAACATTCAGAAGGACGGTACTTATTCCGTCGTTCCACGTATTTATGGCGGTGTGACGACTCCAGCCGACTTGATTAAAATAGCTTCGGTAGCAGAGAAATTCAATGTGCCACTGGTGAAATTTACAGGCGGTCAGCGCCTTGACTTGTTCGGTGTAAAGAAAGAAGATTTGCCAAAAATGTGGGAGGAGCTGGAGATGGCTTCGGGCCACGCCTACGGCAAAACGCTCCGTACCGTAAAAACATGCGTCGGAAATACATTCTGCCGCTTCGGCACACAGGATGCCATGGCTATGGGCATTAAGATGGAAAAAGCTTTTGAGCGACTGAACGCTCCAGCGAAGTTCAAGCTGGCGGTATCCGGATGTCCCCGCAACTGTGCGGAAGCAACGATTAAAGATTTGGGCGTCGTAGCTATTGATGGGGCATGGGAAATTCATGTTGGCGGCAATGCTGGCGTAAAGGTAAGAGCCTGCGACCTGCTGACTACGGTAAAAACAGAAGAAGAGGTTATGGAATGGACGAGTGCTTACTTGCAATACTACCGCGAAACAGGGCAATGGAATGAGCGGACAGCACACTGGATCGACCGTGTTGGTCTTGATACAGTGAAGAAAGCGTTGGAGAAGCAGGAAGACCGTCTCGCGCTCATGGAACGTGTACAGAAAGCACTCAGCGTGACTACAGATCCTTGGAAAGAAATTGTTGATAACGATGAATTGCGTAAAAACTTCGAACCGATTGCCGGCCCACTGCCGGTCTAA
- a CDS encoding anthranilate phosphoribosyltransferase — translation MITNLLKEVGRGKRGARDLTYDEAVQAAEWIVNLEATQAQIGAFFMAERIKMESVEELEAFVNVCRSQARREHVQEGIDCAGPYDGRKKSFYATFATSFVLAAAGLPVTLHGTASLPPKWGITLQDLLLELGIDPKQLSQEASLEAARETGILFVPAEEWCPPLKRLHGLREEMGMRTVLNTAEKLVDYGHSPYIIFGVYHNTVFDRTSKLMMNLNYKKALIVQGTEGSEDLFIERPTRTYQVENGEASLQIIDPDAYGLELTPPEVDWTPAEQIAVTEAVLNGGGHLAFMNQVLLNAAVRLHLAERVDSIEEGLYTCKDLIDNGTAWELYVKWKVSLLVSLQQQPLHKATVTTP, via the coding sequence ATGATTACCAATCTACTGAAGGAAGTCGGGCGCGGCAAAAGGGGGGCGCGTGATTTGACCTATGATGAAGCGGTGCAAGCAGCCGAATGGATTGTGAATCTGGAGGCGACTCAGGCTCAGATTGGCGCTTTTTTTATGGCGGAGCGAATTAAAATGGAAAGCGTTGAGGAGCTCGAAGCTTTCGTCAACGTGTGCCGGAGCCAGGCCCGCCGTGAGCATGTGCAGGAGGGAATTGACTGTGCAGGACCATACGACGGCAGGAAAAAATCATTTTACGCCACCTTCGCGACCTCCTTCGTCTTAGCGGCTGCTGGATTGCCGGTTACGCTGCACGGCACAGCTTCGCTTCCTCCCAAATGGGGCATTACGCTGCAGGATCTGCTGCTTGAGCTGGGTATAGATCCGAAGCAGCTCTCACAGGAGGCATCACTTGAAGCTGCTAGGGAGACGGGCATTCTGTTCGTTCCAGCAGAAGAGTGGTGTCCGCCGCTTAAGCGGCTGCATGGACTGCGTGAGGAAATGGGTATGCGAACGGTGCTGAACACAGCTGAGAAGCTTGTCGATTATGGGCATTCGCCTTATATCATATTCGGCGTTTATCACAATACGGTGTTTGACCGCACGTCCAAGCTAATGATGAATTTGAACTATAAGAAGGCGCTCATTGTCCAAGGAACGGAGGGCTCGGAGGATTTGTTCATCGAGCGGCCAACCAGGACGTATCAGGTGGAAAACGGTGAAGCCAGCCTGCAAATCATCGATCCAGATGCGTATGGACTGGAGCTGACGCCTCCCGAGGTGGACTGGACGCCTGCCGAGCAAATTGCCGTGACGGAAGCTGTGCTTAACGGAGGTGGCCATCTTGCTTTTATGAACCAGGTGCTGCTTAATGCAGCGGTTCGGCTTCATTTGGCAGAGCGCGTCGATTCCATTGAAGAAGGTTTGTATACATGCAAGGATTTGATCGACAATGGGACGGCATGGGAGCTCTATGTGAAGTGGAAGGTTAGCTTGCTTGTCTCGCTGCAGCAGCAGCCGCTTCATAAGGCGACTGTGACGACCCCTTAG
- the nirD gene encoding nitrite reductase small subunit NirD, whose translation MSKLLIGKLSDIDIRGSRTVRVKETEIALFRLEDGSVLAIENRCPHKGGLLSEGMVCGTVVHCPLHDWKVDLQSGLVKDPDDGCVMTFDTEIDPEDGAIYVTI comes from the coding sequence ATGAGCAAACTGCTGATTGGCAAATTATCTGATATTGATATTCGCGGCTCACGCACCGTTCGTGTGAAGGAGACGGAAATTGCATTATTTCGTCTTGAGGACGGCAGTGTGCTGGCTATTGAAAATCGTTGTCCCCATAAGGGCGGACTATTATCCGAAGGCATGGTATGCGGTACAGTTGTCCATTGTCCGCTGCATGATTGGAAGGTTGACCTCCAAAGCGGATTGGTCAAGGATCCGGATGACGGCTGTGTAATGACTTTTGATACTGAAATTGATCCAGAGGACGGCGCTATCTATGTAACGATTTAA
- a CDS encoding formate/nitrite transporter family protein, which translates to MSYIKPAEVIDAMIDTGAAKANAGTLQMLVRGFLGGAILAFATTLAFTATSQTSLGLAGALVFPAGFVIIVLLGLELVTGSFALLPLAVLARRTSVSRMLSNYIWVIAGHLIGCAAYALLYGLVITKMFTDMSNPLIQMIIQLSETKTIGYKHMGSEGMMLVVIKAILCNWMVTLGVVMAMTSKSTGGKIIAMWLPIVIFFAQGFEHAVVNMFVIPAGMLFGAHVSFSDWWVWNQIPVLVGNFIGGAVFTGMMLYLSHSSPKNQAVGFKAQIKSEPAAVGAIVAKGSGL; encoded by the coding sequence ATGTCCTACATCAAACCCGCAGAAGTAATAGACGCTATGATCGATACCGGGGCTGCAAAAGCAAATGCTGGCACGCTGCAAATGCTCGTTCGCGGGTTTCTCGGGGGAGCGATTTTGGCTTTTGCCACCACGCTTGCGTTTACAGCAACGAGCCAAACCTCACTTGGTCTTGCAGGTGCTCTAGTATTTCCAGCCGGGTTCGTCATCATTGTTCTCCTTGGATTGGAGCTTGTCACTGGCAGCTTTGCACTCCTTCCGCTAGCTGTTCTTGCCCGCAGGACGAGCGTATCCCGAATGCTGTCCAATTATATTTGGGTGATCGCCGGACATCTCATTGGCTGCGCTGCCTATGCGCTATTGTATGGTTTAGTCATTACGAAAATGTTCACCGATATGAGCAATCCGCTCATTCAAATGATTATACAGCTTAGCGAAACGAAAACAATTGGCTACAAGCATATGGGGTCTGAGGGCATGATGCTTGTTGTTATTAAAGCCATTTTGTGCAACTGGATGGTAACACTCGGCGTTGTAATGGCGATGACATCCAAATCAACGGGCGGCAAAATCATTGCGATGTGGCTGCCAATCGTCATCTTCTTCGCCCAAGGCTTTGAGCATGCTGTCGTTAATATGTTCGTCATTCCCGCAGGCATGCTGTTTGGCGCTCACGTCAGCTTTTCTGACTGGTGGGTATGGAATCAAATCCCCGTACTCGTTGGCAATTTTATTGGCGGTGCAGTGTTCACAGGGATGATGCTGTATTTGTCCCATTCTTCGCCGAAAAACCAAGCTGTAGGCTTTAAAGCACAGATAAAATCCGAGCCAGCAGCAGTTGGAGCGATTGTCGCCAAAGGAAGTGGTCTATGA
- a CDS encoding rhamnogalacturonan acetylesterase, which produces MTDVFRFDFGIGAARDEHVKVTDSTLYEPGRGYGFSSVTKVTAKRRAEAEGMGSDFCIPLETSFLLDVENGIYTVNLLIGDAITVTETTIKAGCGRLVAQRLRTVAGEFIRYSFALSVRDGQIRLAFTGLAPRINALEVLSSNQTPTIFLAGDSTVTDQPEDGYPYAGWGQMLPKWFKQDVAIENRAVSGRSSKSFIGEGRLDGIFQWMKPRDVLLIQFGHNDQKPDEERRTEPFTTYKEYLKRYIDGARQREALPVLVTSVQRRFYEADGSLVDTHGEYLIAMRELAEEENVPLIDLAEESRKLFEKLGPEATKSVFMWAAPGEFINFPNGVEDNTHFQERGALQVAGLVVEQLKQLRLGAIQVAFR; this is translated from the coding sequence ATGACAGATGTTTTTCGATTTGATTTTGGTATTGGAGCTGCGAGGGATGAGCATGTGAAGGTAACGGACTCTACGTTGTACGAGCCAGGCAGAGGCTATGGATTCAGCTCGGTGACGAAGGTGACGGCGAAGCGCCGGGCGGAAGCAGAGGGCATGGGCAGCGACTTCTGCATCCCTTTGGAAACTTCTTTTTTGCTTGATGTTGAAAATGGTATCTACACTGTGAATCTATTAATCGGCGACGCCATAACCGTTACAGAGACGACGATTAAAGCGGGCTGCGGTCGGCTCGTTGCCCAGCGCTTAAGGACGGTAGCAGGCGAGTTTATTCGCTATAGCTTCGCTTTGTCGGTAAGAGATGGTCAAATCCGCCTGGCCTTTACGGGATTGGCGCCGCGTATTAATGCACTCGAGGTGCTTTCTTCCAACCAAACGCCGACCATTTTTCTTGCTGGGGATTCAACGGTTACGGATCAGCCGGAGGATGGTTATCCCTATGCAGGCTGGGGCCAAATGCTGCCCAAATGGTTCAAGCAGGACGTAGCCATTGAGAACAGGGCGGTTTCCGGGCGCAGCTCCAAAAGCTTCATCGGAGAAGGCCGACTCGATGGAATCTTTCAATGGATGAAGCCGCGGGACGTGCTGCTGATCCAGTTTGGCCATAATGACCAGAAGCCGGATGAGGAGCGGCGTACGGAGCCTTTTACTACTTATAAGGAATATTTAAAGCGATACATAGACGGGGCCCGGCAGCGCGAGGCGCTTCCTGTGTTGGTGACATCCGTACAGCGGCGATTTTATGAAGCAGATGGTAGTCTCGTCGATACGCATGGCGAATATTTGATTGCGATGAGGGAGCTCGCCGAGGAGGAAAACGTACCGTTAATCGACTTGGCGGAGGAAAGCCGCAAGCTGTTTGAGAAGCTTGGACCGGAAGCGACGAAATCGGTATTTATGTGGGCGGCGCCAGGCGAGTTTATAAATTTCCCCAATGGCGTAGAGGACAATACGCATTTTCAGGAGCGCGGTGCGCTGCAAGTTGCCGGCCTAGTTGTGGAGCAGCTGAAGCAATTGAGGCTGGGGGCTATTCAGGTCGCGTTCCGCTAA